A single window of Pontibacillus chungwhensis DNA harbors:
- a CDS encoding response regulator transcription factor, giving the protein MNPYHILIIEDEVRIREELQEYVGNMGYRVDAVTDFQRVLPSVQEANPDLILLDINLPYIDGYTLSREIRKQSNVPIIIVTSRDNEMDELMSMNLGADDFVTKPYNLQILMARIEAVLKRAYANQSSHTLQNEGMELDVAKGIIRYQGLEQILTKNELQILHYMMENKGTIVSREQLMEYLWSSEIFVDDNTLSVNMTRLRKKIEQIGMRNPIETRRGLGYVLT; this is encoded by the coding sequence ATGAATCCTTATCACATTTTAATCATAGAAGATGAAGTACGAATCCGAGAAGAGCTTCAGGAGTACGTGGGCAATATGGGGTACCGTGTAGATGCAGTCACGGACTTCCAGCGTGTCCTTCCTTCTGTGCAAGAGGCCAATCCGGATCTGATTTTGCTAGATATTAATCTTCCATACATTGATGGATATACACTTAGCCGGGAGATTCGAAAGCAATCAAACGTCCCGATCATTATCGTCACGAGTCGTGATAATGAAATGGACGAGTTAATGAGTATGAATCTTGGAGCGGATGATTTCGTGACGAAGCCGTACAATCTGCAAATTCTTATGGCCCGAATCGAGGCCGTGTTGAAACGTGCCTATGCCAATCAGAGTTCGCATACGCTTCAGAACGAAGGGATGGAGCTTGATGTCGCCAAAGGGATTATTCGCTATCAAGGACTAGAGCAGATCCTGACGAAGAATGAACTGCAAATCTTGCATTATATGATGGAGAACAAGGGGACCATTGTTTCAAGAGAACAGCTGATGGAGTATTTATGGTCATCTGAAATTTTTGTAGATGATAATACGCTGTCGGTTAATATGACGCGCCTACGGAAGAAGATCGAACAGATTGGTATGAGAAATCCAATTGAAACGAGAAGAGGACTGGGGTACGTTCTAACATGA
- a CDS encoding sensor histidine kinase — protein sequence MNIQSYIKEKLVFLVTNLFLFAVFCIILWKIRVSPGLIAVVGLAWFVPLLLSYAIDYLKKRTYYQELAEAQASLDKKYLLPELIKRPSFLEGKIVHDVFQDAYKQMHEHVNFYKREEEEYQDYIEMWVHEIKTPIASAKLMGQNRNVDQGILEELDKTERFVEQVLYFARSRYVSEDYMIREFPLKEVIHKVAKRNAKAFIYNRISLEIGEMDETVYSDIKWVEFMLNQIVVNATKYIRSDQPFLKVYTTHQENSLVLTLEDNGIGISERDISRVFDKGFTGENGRMYSKSTGMGLYLCKRLADKLHLGLKLESEQGKGTKVHLIFPKSKVFLMES from the coding sequence ATGAATATTCAATCGTACATAAAGGAAAAGCTTGTCTTCCTGGTCACGAATCTCTTTCTTTTCGCTGTTTTTTGTATCATTCTTTGGAAAATTCGCGTGAGCCCTGGTCTTATTGCTGTTGTGGGTCTTGCTTGGTTTGTTCCTTTACTGCTCTCGTATGCGATCGACTATCTTAAGAAGAGAACGTATTACCAGGAGCTCGCTGAAGCGCAGGCGTCTCTCGATAAGAAATACCTGTTGCCTGAGTTAATTAAGCGGCCTTCTTTTTTAGAAGGGAAAATTGTGCACGATGTGTTTCAGGATGCATACAAGCAGATGCATGAGCATGTGAACTTCTACAAGCGTGAAGAAGAGGAATACCAGGATTATATCGAAATGTGGGTGCATGAGATTAAAACGCCCATTGCGTCGGCGAAATTGATGGGGCAGAACCGGAATGTCGACCAAGGCATTTTAGAAGAGCTGGATAAAACGGAACGCTTTGTCGAGCAGGTGTTATATTTCGCGAGAAGTCGGTATGTCAGCGAAGATTATATGATACGCGAGTTCCCTTTAAAAGAAGTCATTCACAAGGTTGCAAAGCGCAATGCGAAGGCGTTTATTTACAACCGCATTTCGTTAGAGATTGGTGAAATGGATGAGACGGTCTACAGTGACATAAAGTGGGTAGAGTTTATGTTGAACCAGATCGTTGTCAATGCAACGAAATACATCCGTTCTGATCAACCGTTCTTAAAGGTCTACACGACTCATCAAGAGAACAGCCTCGTTCTCACGCTTGAAGATAACGGAATCGGCATTTCAGAACGGGATATCAGTCGTGTGTTTGACAAAGGATTTACAGGAGAGAATGGGCGGATGTATAGCAAATCTACAGGTATGGGACTCTATTTATGTAAACGCCTGGCTGATAAATTGCATTTAGGCTTGAAGCTTGAATCAGAGCAAGGGAAAGGGACAAAGGTGCATCTCATCTTCCCCAAAAGCAAAGTGTTCTTAATGGAATCGTAA
- a CDS encoding ABC transporter ATP-binding protein has product MPSILHASHIEKYFGNKGNVTKAIDDLSFDVEKGDFVGIMGPSGSGKTTLLNCISTIDTVTTGNITINGQDITKLKKKHLEKFRRDELGFIFQDFNLLDTLTAFENIALALTIQGEKPSNIASKVQTTAEKLEISSVLNKFPYEMSGGQKQRVASARAIVTNPSLVLADEPTGALDSKSSRLLLESFEKLNQDLKTTILMVTHDAFTASYANRILFIKDGQIFNELVKGTDTRKEFFNKIMEVVTLLGGDADDVF; this is encoded by the coding sequence ATGCCATCGATCTTGCATGCTTCACATATTGAAAAGTATTTCGGAAATAAGGGGAATGTCACAAAGGCAATCGACGACTTATCATTTGATGTAGAGAAAGGGGACTTTGTGGGCATTATGGGACCCTCAGGAAGCGGGAAAACGACGCTTCTGAACTGTATTTCTACGATTGATACCGTCACAACGGGCAATATAACGATCAATGGGCAAGATATTACGAAGCTTAAGAAGAAACACCTGGAGAAATTCCGTCGCGACGAGCTAGGGTTTATCTTTCAGGATTTCAACCTACTTGATACGCTGACAGCCTTTGAAAATATTGCGCTGGCTCTTACGATTCAAGGAGAGAAGCCCTCTAACATTGCTTCAAAGGTACAAACAACAGCAGAGAAATTAGAGATTTCGTCGGTGTTAAACAAGTTTCCTTATGAGATGTCCGGTGGTCAAAAGCAGCGCGTTGCTTCTGCGAGGGCGATTGTGACGAATCCGTCTCTAGTGCTTGCTGATGAGCCGACAGGAGCGCTTGATTCAAAGTCTTCGCGTCTACTGTTAGAGTCCTTTGAGAAACTGAATCAGGACTTAAAGACAACGATTCTAATGGTCACCCATGACGCGTTCACCGCAAGCTATGCGAACCGTATTTTATTTATTAAAGACGGTCAGATCTTTAATGAACTAGTAAAAGGGACAGACACGAGAAAAGAGTTTTTTAATAAAATTATGGAAGTTGTGACCTTGCTCGGAGGTGACGCAGACGATGTATTTTAA
- a CDS encoding FtsX-like permease family protein, with protein sequence MYFKLSLRNVRRSFKDYAIYFLTITFAVCLFYSFNSISAQKAMLDLSDTQSNMIDELMRIMGAISVFISVVLAFLILFANRFLIKRRQKELGMYMTLGMSKYHISRILVMETFLIGLISLAVGLGLGTLLSQGLSVLTAALFKVDMNAYEFVFSTAAMLKTILYFGIIFFIVMIFNVVIMSRYKLIDLLTASKKNQKMKIRKTSTAISVFVLSIILLGVAYGIMLKYGLFHDTTLMWTSIGLGAVGTFLFFFSLSGFLLKVLKKNEKLYYHHINMFVLRQINSKVNSTFISMTIICLMLFFTIGVLSTGFSLKESLEKDLDETTPYDATFYGFVGLGEVDELNSLFTEMDLDQYGETIIYNRYRTDQGIRSYLQPYASGAAATFLDQERGVDLEVIKRSDYEKLVSMQGEEPVSLEGEEVLLLTNRTDLTEPIKRFANEHAQIEIKGETFPVAEEGLRVVSTKTDGVATEFMTAVLPDEEAEQLSPFSVTINVQYEEGKQEVADQEIPEIHAALNAQEDIPTYVLGMTKTEAYEQSTGTSTVVVYIGVYLGIVFLISSAAILALQQLSEASENMERYSMLKKIGVTQKGIHQSIFRQVFIYFMMPLALAIVHSIFGIKVVNDALLAAGQTSVLLPSFMTAGVIVVVYGGYFLATYSGYKSIVK encoded by the coding sequence ATGTATTTTAAACTTTCCTTACGTAATGTGAGACGGAGTTTCAAAGATTATGCGATCTATTTCTTAACGATCACTTTTGCGGTCTGCCTCTTCTATAGTTTTAATTCGATCTCAGCGCAGAAAGCGATGCTCGATTTGTCCGATACGCAGTCGAATATGATCGATGAACTGATGCGGATTATGGGTGCGATTTCAGTCTTTATCTCTGTCGTGCTCGCTTTTTTAATTCTCTTTGCTAACCGGTTCTTAATTAAAAGACGCCAGAAAGAGCTAGGTATGTACATGACGCTCGGGATGAGTAAGTATCATATCTCGAGGATCCTTGTTATGGAGACTTTCCTTATTGGGTTAATCTCTCTAGCTGTCGGACTCGGGCTTGGCACGCTTCTGTCACAAGGGTTATCCGTTCTGACGGCTGCTTTATTTAAGGTCGATATGAACGCTTATGAATTTGTCTTCTCAACTGCTGCGATGCTAAAGACAATCCTTTATTTCGGCATCATTTTCTTTATCGTTATGATCTTTAATGTAGTTATCATGAGCCGATACAAATTGATCGATTTACTGACAGCTTCTAAGAAGAATCAGAAAATGAAGATCAGAAAAACATCAACGGCCATTAGTGTCTTTGTCCTTTCCATTATTCTATTAGGTGTAGCTTACGGCATTATGCTAAAGTATGGCCTGTTTCACGATACAACGCTGATGTGGACGAGTATCGGCCTTGGTGCGGTTGGGACATTCCTATTCTTCTTCTCCTTGTCAGGATTCCTCTTGAAGGTGCTGAAGAAGAACGAGAAACTTTACTACCATCACATCAATATGTTCGTGCTGCGTCAGATCAACAGTAAGGTAAACTCAACGTTTATCTCTATGACCATCATTTGCTTAATGCTCTTCTTTACCATTGGGGTGTTATCAACAGGCTTTAGTTTGAAAGAAAGCTTAGAGAAAGATTTGGACGAAACGACTCCGTATGATGCTACATTTTATGGTTTTGTAGGACTCGGAGAAGTTGATGAGCTAAACTCTCTGTTTACAGAAATGGATCTCGATCAGTACGGCGAAACGATTATTTATAATCGATACCGAACTGATCAGGGTATCAGAAGCTATCTACAGCCTTATGCCTCAGGCGCAGCTGCTACATTCTTGGATCAGGAGCGTGGAGTGGACCTTGAGGTGATCAAACGATCTGATTATGAGAAACTAGTTAGCATGCAAGGCGAAGAACCCGTCTCCCTTGAGGGGGAAGAGGTGCTTCTTCTAACAAATCGCACTGATCTTACAGAACCGATTAAACGGTTCGCGAATGAACATGCACAGATTGAGATAAAAGGAGAAACCTTCCCGGTGGCTGAAGAAGGCCTGCGCGTTGTTTCAACGAAAACCGATGGGGTAGCTACAGAGTTTATGACAGCAGTATTACCAGATGAAGAGGCAGAACAACTCTCCCCGTTCTCAGTCACGATTAATGTGCAATATGAGGAAGGAAAACAAGAGGTTGCTGACCAAGAGATTCCTGAGATTCATGCCGCCTTAAACGCACAAGAGGATATCCCCACGTACGTCCTCGGCATGACAAAAACAGAAGCCTATGAGCAATCAACAGGGACCTCAACGGTTGTCGTGTATATCGGGGTTTATCTTGGCATTGTGTTCCTGATTTCAAGTGCTGCCATCCTTGCGCTGCAACAATTATCAGAAGCAAGTGAGAATATGGAGCGCTACTCCATGTTAAAAAAGATTGGCGTAACGCAAAAAGGTATTCACCAGTCGATCTTTAGGCAAGTATTTATTTACTTCATGATGCCCTTGGCGCTCGCGATCGTCCATTCAATATTCGGCATTAAAGTGGTCAACGATGCCCTCCTTGCAGCGGGTCAAACAAGCGTCCTTCTGCCATCCTTTATGACAGCAGGCGTTATCGTGGTCGTTTACGGAGGCTACTTCCTAGCTACGTATTCCGGCTACAAATCCATTGTTAAATAA
- a CDS encoding DUF2332 domain-containing protein, with protein sequence MNQLATRFTEFADQECDGSSPLYAHLARKIAEDEDLLDLATHANVGQPVPNLLFGAVHYLLLNEEGKALQSFYPSIADEPEPVEEVYPVFRAFCMDYREALIDLLQEKRVQTNEVRRCAYLYPVFCEIYKRTATPLSLIEIGTSAGLQLLFDQYAYSYGEDEWVGNEEARLYLSAKVRHGNKPALLKSSPPVHARVGLDVHISDITNEEERLWLKALIWPEHHERRQQFEQAARELIKSPPPLVEGDGITLLQEQANLTPSNTTLCIFHTHVANQLPETKKRELLKHVRAIGEKRDVFHIYNNMNDRRLHIDSIIGGVETHEVVGETDGHGRWFDWELNG encoded by the coding sequence ATGAATCAGTTAGCTACACGGTTTACCGAATTTGCAGACCAAGAATGTGATGGATCAAGCCCACTATACGCTCATCTTGCAAGAAAAATTGCAGAAGATGAGGATCTCTTAGATTTAGCTACTCACGCAAATGTTGGACAACCAGTACCAAATTTACTTTTTGGTGCTGTCCATTATTTATTGTTAAACGAAGAAGGGAAGGCATTGCAATCTTTTTATCCAAGCATTGCAGATGAACCAGAGCCTGTTGAAGAGGTGTATCCTGTGTTTCGAGCCTTTTGCATGGACTATCGAGAAGCATTGATTGATCTATTGCAAGAAAAGCGCGTCCAGACAAATGAAGTGCGTCGTTGTGCTTATTTATATCCTGTCTTCTGTGAAATTTATAAACGGACAGCTACTCCGTTATCGCTCATCGAAATCGGCACAAGTGCAGGCTTACAGCTATTGTTTGATCAGTACGCTTATTCGTATGGGGAAGATGAATGGGTAGGCAATGAAGAGGCCAGACTTTACTTATCCGCAAAAGTCCGCCACGGAAATAAACCAGCCCTTTTAAAAAGCAGTCCACCTGTTCATGCAAGAGTGGGATTAGATGTGCACATTAGTGATATCACAAATGAAGAAGAAAGGCTTTGGCTTAAAGCTCTTATCTGGCCTGAACATCACGAACGACGCCAACAATTCGAACAAGCCGCACGTGAGCTTATAAAATCTCCTCCTCCGCTAGTCGAAGGAGACGGCATCACGCTCTTACAAGAACAAGCAAACCTTACACCATCCAATACGACACTATGCATCTTTCACACCCACGTTGCCAATCAACTGCCTGAAACAAAGAAAAGAGAACTCCTGAAACACGTTAGAGCTATAGGGGAGAAGCGCGATGTGTTTCATATCTATAACAATATGAACGACCGTCGTCTTCATATTGATTCGATTATTGGAGGAGTAGAGACACATGAAGTTGTTGGTGAAACAGATGGTCATGGCCGGTGGTTTGACTGGGAGCTAAACGGGTAA
- a CDS encoding MDR family MFS transporter has translation MDNTKENTQQEEPINKVPLIIVLLSGAFAAILNQTLLATALPNIMADLNLEASTAQWLTTIFMLVNGVMIPITAFLIGRFTTRGLFLTAMGLFALGTLICAIAPNFPLLMVGRILQASGAGIIIPLMQTILFMIFPIEKRGAAMGMFGLVISFAPAIGPTLSGWLVDQYPWRSLFYVILPIVIIDFIIAYFILKNVTKQTFPKLDVLSIILSTAGFGGILYAFSIAGGEQGWGNSQVSISMVIGALSLTWFILRQRRLHEPILEFRVFQYKTFTLTTALGMVVFIALIGASTVLPLYMQQMLDFTALESGLMLLPGALIMGFSNPITGRLFDKFGAKWLAIIGLIILVVTTFMFTNLTSETSFMYLTVVNAFRMLSVALVMMPVTTAGINQLPEHLISHGTAMNNTMRQVSGAVGTALLVTVMSTAARPSNGIEGLVHGVNVSFIVAGISAIIGLVLSFFIKRPSELTAYRV, from the coding sequence GTGGACAACACGAAAGAAAACACTCAACAAGAAGAACCTATCAATAAAGTCCCGCTCATTATCGTGCTCTTATCGGGTGCATTCGCGGCCATTTTAAACCAAACCCTGCTTGCCACCGCACTGCCTAACATCATGGCAGACCTAAACTTAGAAGCGAGTACAGCTCAGTGGCTGACAACCATCTTCATGCTTGTAAACGGCGTTATGATTCCGATCACCGCCTTTTTAATTGGACGATTTACAACAAGAGGTCTCTTCCTAACAGCAATGGGCCTCTTCGCTCTTGGTACGTTAATCTGTGCCATCGCACCAAACTTCCCGCTATTAATGGTGGGACGGATCCTGCAGGCATCTGGGGCCGGAATCATTATACCTCTAATGCAGACGATCTTGTTTATGATCTTCCCAATCGAAAAACGCGGAGCTGCCATGGGAATGTTTGGCCTTGTCATTTCATTCGCTCCGGCGATCGGCCCGACTCTTTCAGGCTGGTTAGTGGATCAATACCCATGGAGAAGCTTATTTTATGTCATCTTACCGATTGTCATTATTGATTTCATTATTGCGTACTTTATCCTTAAAAACGTTACAAAACAGACGTTCCCTAAACTAGATGTTCTATCTATTATTTTATCAACAGCAGGTTTTGGCGGTATTCTTTACGCATTCAGTATTGCTGGTGGTGAACAAGGTTGGGGGAACTCACAAGTTTCTATTTCCATGGTCATTGGGGCTCTTAGTCTAACGTGGTTCATTTTGCGTCAAAGACGATTACACGAGCCAATCCTTGAATTTAGAGTCTTTCAATACAAAACGTTCACGCTCACAACAGCGCTTGGTATGGTTGTATTTATTGCCTTGATCGGTGCTTCTACCGTATTACCGTTATATATGCAACAAATGCTTGACTTTACGGCGTTAGAGTCTGGTTTAATGCTACTGCCTGGTGCTCTCATTATGGGCTTTAGTAACCCAATTACAGGACGTTTATTTGATAAATTTGGCGCGAAATGGTTGGCCATTATCGGGCTAATTATTCTGGTGGTTACAACATTTATGTTTACGAATTTAACCTCCGAGACATCCTTTATGTATCTAACCGTGGTGAATGCTTTCCGTATGTTAAGTGTTGCGCTTGTGATGATGCCAGTTACAACAGCTGGAATCAACCAACTTCCAGAACACCTCATCTCACACGGTACAGCGATGAATAACACAATGCGCCAAGTATCAGGTGCTGTCGGAACCGCTCTACTCGTTACGGTAATGAGTACAGCAGCTCGTCCAAGTAATGGAATTGAAGGGCTCGTACACGGCGTTAACGTTTCCTTCATCGTAGCTGGGATCTCAGCTATTATAGGACTTGTGTTGTCATTCTTTATTAAACGACCTAGTGAGTTAACGGCTTATAGAGTATAA
- a CDS encoding TetR/AcrR family transcriptional regulator, with protein MPKPTFYNLNEEKRETLIEAAKEEFSRVSLYDASISNILKKACIPRGSFYQYFEDKEDAFFYLLNEHAKDQHEHFLQCLKTQDGDLFKAMADLFQTALEQSQEEGQNNYLRNVLLNKNYKIEKEVTKYIRKESNDSRFTQVSQLVDLEGLNIKSSEQLFHIFEIVIAITFHNLVQCIANDYTQEEAMDKYQKEIRMIQTGL; from the coding sequence ATGCCGAAACCAACGTTTTATAACTTAAACGAAGAGAAAAGGGAAACGTTAATCGAGGCCGCCAAAGAAGAGTTTTCGAGAGTCTCTCTATATGACGCCTCCATATCAAATATTTTGAAGAAAGCCTGTATTCCAAGAGGCAGCTTCTATCAATATTTCGAAGATAAAGAAGATGCATTCTTTTACTTGTTAAATGAACATGCAAAAGATCAGCATGAACACTTCCTTCAGTGCTTGAAAACGCAAGATGGGGATTTATTTAAGGCGATGGCCGATTTATTTCAAACTGCGCTCGAACAGTCACAAGAAGAAGGACAGAACAACTATCTTCGGAATGTGCTGTTAAATAAAAACTATAAGATCGAGAAAGAAGTAACGAAGTACATTCGTAAGGAATCAAACGATTCTAGATTCACACAAGTGAGCCAGCTCGTAGATCTAGAAGGGTTAAATATTAAAAGCTCAGAACAGCTCTTCCACATCTTTGAAATTGTGATTGCGATCACCTTCCATAACCTGGTTCAGTGCATTGCAAATGATTACACACAAGAAGAAGCCATGGATAAATATCAAAAAGAAATCCGCATGATTCAAACTGGTCTTTGA
- the rlmN gene encoding 23S rRNA (adenine(2503)-C(2))-methyltransferase RlmN, producing the protein MKQSIYGLTFDQLTDWILEHGEKKFRAKQVWDWLYQKRVTEFSQMKNVNQSLIDLLDEHFTLGTLAEEIKQESQDGTIKFLFKLEDGNVIETVLMRFNYGLSVCVTTQVGCNIGCSFCASGILSKSRDLTSGEIVEQIMQVQHHLDRQGKDERVSHIVVMGIGEPFDNYDHLMDFLRVVNDQKGLSIGARHITVSTSGIAPKMYDFADEGIQVNLALSIHAPNNDLRSKIMKINKAYPLEKLMPAIDYYLEKTNRRITFEYILLKDVNDHKEEAEQLANLLKDKRHLSYVNLIPYNPVADHPYDRSEKEAILTFYQTLMDRGIKCGVRTEHGTDIDAACGQLRSKQIEKEKARKKKKLQNS; encoded by the coding sequence ATGAAACAATCCATTTACGGATTAACGTTTGACCAACTGACGGATTGGATTTTGGAACATGGTGAGAAGAAGTTCCGCGCCAAGCAAGTATGGGACTGGCTGTACCAAAAGCGCGTAACGGAATTCTCTCAAATGAAAAACGTCAACCAGTCTTTGATTGATCTGTTAGACGAACATTTCACCCTCGGAACACTGGCTGAAGAGATCAAACAGGAATCTCAGGACGGTACGATTAAATTTCTATTTAAACTTGAAGATGGCAACGTTATTGAGACTGTTCTTATGCGTTTCAACTACGGTCTTTCTGTTTGTGTAACGACACAGGTTGGCTGTAACATCGGGTGCTCCTTCTGCGCAAGCGGAATCCTGAGTAAGAGCCGTGACCTAACAAGCGGCGAGATTGTTGAGCAGATTATGCAGGTTCAGCACCACCTTGACCGCCAAGGGAAAGATGAGCGTGTAAGCCACATCGTCGTAATGGGAATTGGTGAACCGTTTGATAACTATGACCACCTAATGGACTTCCTAAGAGTCGTAAACGATCAGAAAGGTCTTTCTATCGGAGCTCGTCACATTACGGTCTCAACAAGTGGAATTGCACCGAAAATGTACGACTTTGCTGACGAAGGCATTCAAGTGAACTTAGCGCTATCAATTCACGCTCCAAATAATGACCTGCGCTCTAAGATTATGAAGATCAACAAAGCGTACCCGTTAGAGAAACTCATGCCTGCTATTGATTATTATCTAGAGAAGACGAACCGTCGTATTACGTTTGAGTATATCTTACTGAAAGATGTAAACGACCATAAAGAAGAAGCTGAACAGCTCGCGAACCTGCTGAAGGATAAACGTCATCTATCGTACGTGAACTTAATCCCGTACAACCCGGTAGCCGACCACCCTTACGACCGCAGTGAGAAAGAAGCGATCCTTACGTTCTATCAAACACTTATGGACCGCGGCATCAAATGCGGAGTTCGTACAGAGCACGGAACAGATATTGACGCAGCTTGTGGTCAGCTTCGCAGTAAGCAGATCGAGAAAGAAAAAGCACGTAAAAAGAAAAAACTTCAAAACAGTTAA
- a CDS encoding endo alpha-1,4 polygalactosaminidase, with product MKKVVVCLLLVSLSLGFAVPSLAKEGEEMNQPFKGIETYQIFYGAPTPEVINEMKAYDLVILEPYHYRKEQIQRIQSAGTMVLGYITTMEIAEWNQALMKELKEEDFYKRNGKKVFYPEWKSYLMDFTSKHYQAIVHKEINQHIIGKQFDGLFLDTVGDIDNEFWDKPDILKKQRAAMVSFLKKIKEQYKNLPIVQNWGFDTLAEATAPYVDGIMWESFDHSIVSQDEWAQNKIQQLQKIKDKQGVQVFTVAFKEWERSSGLAHRYGFIHTYEQDSYDQWTSGASFLTKR from the coding sequence ATGAAAAAGGTTGTCGTTTGTCTTCTATTAGTATCTCTGTCGCTAGGATTTGCCGTGCCATCTTTAGCAAAAGAAGGTGAAGAAATGAACCAGCCCTTTAAAGGGATTGAAACGTATCAGATCTTTTACGGCGCGCCTACGCCTGAGGTTATCAACGAAATGAAAGCATATGATCTAGTCATACTAGAACCTTATCATTATAGAAAAGAACAGATTCAGCGCATTCAATCTGCCGGAACCATGGTACTTGGTTACATCACTACGATGGAAATAGCGGAATGGAATCAAGCATTAATGAAGGAATTAAAAGAAGAAGACTTTTACAAGAGAAACGGGAAGAAGGTTTTTTACCCAGAGTGGAAGTCTTACTTAATGGATTTTACCTCTAAGCATTATCAAGCGATCGTTCATAAAGAAATCAATCAACATATAATAGGGAAACAATTTGACGGCCTTTTCTTAGATACAGTCGGAGATATCGATAATGAATTTTGGGACAAGCCGGATATCTTAAAGAAGCAGCGAGCTGCTATGGTCTCATTCTTAAAGAAAATTAAGGAGCAGTACAAGAATCTTCCCATCGTGCAAAATTGGGGCTTTGATACGCTTGCGGAAGCGACAGCTCCTTATGTGGACGGAATTATGTGGGAGAGCTTTGATCACTCGATTGTAAGCCAGGACGAATGGGCTCAAAATAAGATCCAGCAGTTACAAAAGATTAAGGACAAGCAAGGCGTTCAAGTGTTTACTGTTGCATTTAAAGAATGGGAGAGAAGTTCAGGCCTGGCCCATCGCTACGGGTTTATTCATACGTACGAACAAGACAGTTACGATCAATGGACAAGCGGTGCTTCCTTTTTAACGAAGCGTTAG
- a CDS encoding universal stress protein, producing the protein MYKRILLATDGSEHSVRSAKHASALANQFGGTVDIVFVIDGNKSKEDVLHNMTEYEIDLKRKEKTRAVQEVLEQEGVSFETNILHGEPGPTIVNFANDNNYDCVVIGSRGHNALQEMILGSVSHKVVKRVDAPVMVIK; encoded by the coding sequence ATGTACAAACGAATCTTACTCGCAACAGATGGATCTGAACACTCCGTGCGTTCTGCCAAGCATGCGTCAGCTTTAGCCAATCAGTTCGGCGGAACAGTTGATATTGTTTTTGTGATAGACGGAAACAAATCAAAAGAAGACGTGCTCCACAATATGACGGAGTATGAGATCGATTTAAAACGAAAAGAAAAAACAAGAGCCGTGCAGGAAGTATTAGAACAAGAAGGCGTTTCATTTGAAACAAATATCCTTCACGGCGAACCAGGCCCAACAATCGTTAACTTCGCAAACGACAACAACTACGATTGCGTCGTGATCGGAAGCCGCGGCCATAACGCCCTTCAAGAAATGATCCTAGGTAGCGTCAGCCACAAAGTGGTTAAGCGCGTGGACGCACCGGTTATGGTCATTAAATAA
- a CDS encoding metal-dependent hydrolase yields MTQLLVNHIPSTLMHITTAMVLTHLLFYKKEMSYKRRLLMVVSGAVIVLLIDVPKLMDIIFTHSLFFLPITSFIIALLVKKIFPFSLIRRWIGLGVVLLLAGIGVDYLGNGAHLFYPLHKQNVAYSVIKRDLWLLGGMMLLTLFSLSQKLYGWKWVWSGLLILVLLLGGKVYTKHQLEKTLDERYEEENIIRITTEPIPYVGYKWRFTLYSQDQITYGKAVGGDISELHE; encoded by the coding sequence ATGACACAGCTACTCGTGAACCACATCCCTTCAACTTTGATGCACATCACAACAGCAATGGTTTTGACTCACCTTCTTTTCTATAAGAAAGAAATGTCGTACAAAAGGCGTCTATTAATGGTCGTATCTGGTGCTGTTATTGTCCTTTTAATCGATGTACCGAAATTAATGGACATAATCTTCACCCATTCCCTTTTCTTCTTACCCATCACGAGTTTCATCATCGCCCTTTTGGTCAAAAAGATCTTCCCTTTTTCCCTTATCAGGAGATGGATCGGGCTCGGGGTCGTTCTTCTCTTAGCGGGTATTGGAGTAGATTATCTCGGCAACGGTGCCCACCTTTTCTATCCGCTACATAAGCAAAATGTGGCGTATTCGGTTATCAAAAGGGACCTATGGCTTCTTGGCGGCATGATGTTACTCACCCTTTTCTCCTTATCTCAAAAGCTCTATGGGTGGAAATGGGTGTGGAGTGGACTTCTCATTCTAGTCCTTCTGTTAGGCGGAAAAGTGTACACGAAACACCAGCTAGAGAAGACCTTAGATGAACGGTATGAGGAAGAAAACATTATCCGGATCACCACCGAACCGATTCCTTACGTAGGATACAAGTGGCGATTCACGCTTTATTCTCAAGATCAGATCACGTACGGGAAAGCTGTCGGTGGCGACATTTCAGAATTACATGAATAA